A region of Etheostoma cragini isolate CJK2018 chromosome 2, CSU_Ecrag_1.0, whole genome shotgun sequence DNA encodes the following proteins:
- the LOC117955022 gene encoding ras-related protein Rab-33B-like encodes MVQHYYRNVHAVLFIYDVTCPASFRSLTAWIEECRQNSLGQDIPRFLVGNKSDLRDPSRATGQVSQELAASFAKAHGMMSFETSAKNPPNKCGNGRLVDAEVSYQQDKVEDIVAALGAKLKRPSVPSSPDCGSFKILNKKRAEKELWTCC; translated from the exons ATGGTGCAACACTACTATCGCAACGTCCACGCCGTCCTCTTCATATATGATGTCACCTGCCCTGCAAGCTTCCGCAGTCTGACTGCCTGGATAGAAGAGTGCCGGCAGAACTCCCTCGGGCAGGACATCCCCAG GTTCCTGGTGGGTAATAAGAGCGACCTGCGGGACCCCAGCAGGGCCACTGGCCAGGTGAGCCAGGAGCTGGCGGCCAGCTTTGCCAAAGCCCACGGCATGATGTCTTTTGAGACGTCGGCCAAGAACCCGCCAAACAAATGCGGCAACGGTCGACTAGTTGATGCCGAGGTGTCGTATCAGCAGGATAAAGTGGAAGACATCGTTGCTGCTCTTGGTGCCAAACTGAAGAGACCTTCAGTACCAAGCTCCCCGGACTGCGGCTCCTTTAAAATCCTCAACAAGAAAAGAGCCGAGAAAGAGCTATGGACCTGCTGCTGA